Proteins co-encoded in one Sporosarcina sp. FSL K6-1522 genomic window:
- the abc-f gene encoding ABC-F type ribosomal protection protein gives MLLGTLNELSVVHGETVIFDRVSADIPEGACIAIVGANGAGKTTLLSLLAGEHVPTSGLISWNGKAPSVTYFRQEQEVESRVDWEQAETQLYRKKWKVPERVVYDSASGGERMKLRLSAAFAEKSSLVLLDEPTNHLDSDSLEELIQLVKKDKRTYIIVSHDRYFIDQTADIVFEIEYGKLTVYKGNYTYYRKKKAADREAHQKHYEQQQRKIARVEEQLDALGDWSAKAHAESTKKGGGMMGGKEYFRMKAKKRDVQIRSKRKRLEGELEKERIDKPEDEVSVSFDVKGQKKKGKRVLELKKVGKAFGEHTLFENVSFTMQAGERIGLVGSNGAGKSTLFRMILGEETYDGDLWKTAGMTIGYLSQTVLDLPDELTMAAYFHANTFEEQGMIRANLMNLGFTQGHWKLPLSALSMGERVKVKLMRFILEGTDVLILDEPTNHLDLPAREELEKTLETFPGTLLFASHDRYFTERIADGLLVFDKGTIQKVPLTFQEWQGRGTAVQPEKTAEERLRLETELQAVLGKLSLMKPGDAKYAELDRTFNELSRRLREFPGK, from the coding sequence ATGCTATTAGGAACGTTAAATGAGTTATCCGTTGTGCATGGTGAAACGGTGATTTTCGATAGGGTGTCTGCTGATATTCCAGAAGGGGCTTGCATTGCGATTGTTGGGGCGAATGGTGCGGGGAAGACGACGTTACTTTCATTGTTGGCAGGAGAGCATGTACCGACATCGGGTTTGATTAGTTGGAATGGTAAGGCGCCGTCTGTAACGTATTTTAGGCAGGAACAGGAAGTTGAAAGTAGGGTGGATTGGGAACAGGCAGAGACGCAGTTGTATCGGAAGAAGTGGAAAGTACCTGAACGGGTCGTGTACGATTCTGCGAGTGGTGGCGAGCGGATGAAGTTGCGCCTATCTGCTGCGTTTGCTGAAAAGAGTTCGCTAGTGTTGTTGGATGAGCCGACAAATCATTTGGATAGTGACAGCTTGGAAGAGTTGATTCAGCTAGTTAAGAAGGATAAGCGCACGTATATCATCGTGTCACATGACCGGTATTTTATAGATCAAACAGCGGATATCGTTTTTGAGATTGAGTATGGCAAGTTGACGGTATACAAAGGGAATTATACGTATTATCGCAAGAAGAAAGCTGCTGATCGGGAAGCTCATCAGAAGCATTATGAACAGCAACAGCGCAAGATTGCGCGGGTGGAAGAGCAGCTTGATGCGTTAGGGGATTGGTCGGCGAAAGCACACGCGGAATCGACGAAAAAAGGCGGAGGAATGATGGGAGGGAAGGAATACTTCCGAATGAAGGCGAAAAAGCGTGATGTGCAAATTCGCTCGAAGCGCAAGCGGTTGGAGGGGGAGTTGGAGAAGGAGCGTATCGACAAACCAGAAGATGAAGTGAGTGTGTCTTTTGACGTCAAAGGGCAGAAGAAAAAGGGGAAACGGGTACTGGAGTTGAAGAAGGTTGGAAAGGCATTTGGTGAGCATACGTTGTTTGAAAATGTGTCGTTTACCATGCAAGCAGGGGAACGGATTGGCCTTGTGGGCTCAAATGGTGCTGGAAAATCGACGCTGTTTCGGATGATCCTTGGGGAAGAGACGTATGACGGTGATTTGTGGAAGACGGCAGGGATGACGATTGGCTATTTGAGTCAGACGGTGCTCGATTTGCCGGATGAGTTGACGATGGCAGCATATTTTCATGCTAATACGTTTGAGGAGCAAGGAATGATTCGGGCGAATTTGATGAATCTTGGGTTCACACAAGGGCATTGGAAGTTGCCATTGTCCGCACTAAGTATGGGTGAGCGTGTGAAAGTGAAGTTGATGCGTTTTATCCTGGAAGGGACAGATGTCTTGATTTTGGATGAACCGACGAATCATTTGGATTTACCTGCAAGAGAAGAGTTGGAAAAGACGTTGGAGACGTTCCCGGGGACATTGTTGTTTGCTTCGCATGACCGTTACTTTACGGAACGAATAGCAGATGGGCTGCTGGTGTTTGACAAGGGAACTATTCAGAAAGTGCCACTGACCTTTCAGGAATGGCAAGGGCGCGGAACTGCGGTCCAACCAGAAAAGACGGCGGAGGAGCGCTTGCGTTTGGAAACGGAGTTGCAAGCTGTGTTAGGGAAGTTGAGTTTGATGAAACCGGGAGATGCAAAGTATGCAGAGTTGGATCGTACTTTTAATGAATTGAGTAGGCGCTTAAGAGAATTTCCTGGGAAATAG
- a CDS encoding ParM/StbA family protein, with protein sequence MAETRIAAIDVGNDSLKAIFGKLEFELNIPNVIAQDIADRPIIGIEELNNQEPTDGIHLRLHSPILNDNNRIYRVGNLATKSVNSTELDPGSNKSEEDQTLVMLFAALALDAARDENKAVFKRSNNVIEATYTLGTGLPLREVKEGKDVGYRSQLLGSVHQVEFLVTPKYQGVKVNIKFEEVKVYPEGFAAFINLVMDNQLNIINKELIDKRILIQDIGGLSTDVAVIKNRKVDDDKAQGFNLGVSESLDTIREEIYARHGVELDSRLDVVEIITRKSNRNHIMVKGSRTSVHEIVDRVLLDLAKKQYRHLRNVWQRNSQSEICYFIGGGSLVLKDYLKALNNSLDGYNIDFFEDEKESVWMMANAYYKLISDFAKKNQQVHQQEEKLVKAK encoded by the coding sequence TTGGCGGAAACTCGTATTGCAGCAATTGATGTAGGAAACGATTCGTTGAAAGCAATTTTTGGTAAGTTAGAATTCGAGCTTAATATCCCGAACGTGATTGCTCAGGATATTGCAGATCGCCCGATTATCGGTATTGAAGAATTAAACAACCAAGAGCCTACAGATGGCATTCATCTCCGTTTACACTCTCCGATCTTAAACGATAACAATCGCATTTACCGTGTTGGGAATTTGGCAACAAAAAGCGTGAACTCCACGGAGTTAGATCCAGGCAGCAATAAGTCTGAAGAGGATCAAACCTTGGTCATGCTATTTGCGGCGCTGGCATTAGATGCAGCGCGCGATGAAAATAAAGCCGTATTTAAACGTTCAAATAATGTGATAGAAGCTACGTATACACTTGGCACAGGGCTACCGTTAAGGGAAGTAAAAGAAGGCAAGGACGTGGGTTACCGTTCGCAATTGCTTGGATCTGTTCACCAAGTCGAGTTTTTAGTGACGCCCAAATACCAAGGGGTGAAAGTGAATATTAAGTTTGAAGAAGTGAAGGTGTATCCGGAAGGCTTTGCGGCGTTCATTAACCTCGTGATGGACAACCAGTTAAATATTATTAATAAAGAACTGATTGATAAGCGGATTTTAATCCAAGATATTGGTGGGTTATCGACCGATGTGGCGGTTATTAAAAATCGCAAAGTGGATGACGACAAGGCGCAGGGCTTCAATTTAGGCGTTTCGGAGTCATTGGATACTATTCGTGAAGAAATTTATGCGCGGCATGGTGTGGAGCTAGACAGCCGTTTAGATGTTGTCGAAATCATTACACGCAAAAGTAATCGTAATCATATTATGGTAAAAGGGAGTCGGACAAGCGTTCATGAGATTGTAGATCGTGTGTTGTTGGACTTAGCGAAAAAGCAATATCGTCATTTACGCAACGTTTGGCAGCGTAACTCGCAATCGGAAATTTGCTATTTCATCGGCGGTGGCTCACTTGTCTTGAAAGACTATTTGAAAGCGCTCAATAATAGTTTAGATGGCTACAACATCGACTTCTTTGAGGATGAAAAAGAAAGTGTTTGGATGATGGCCAATGCGTATTATAAATTAATTTCAGATTTCGCCAAAAAAAATCAACAAGTGCACCAGCAAGAAGAGAAACTGGTGAAAGCAAAGTAG
- a CDS encoding YitT family protein, whose protein sequence is MKNLIVVIGSLIIAFAFNCFLVPFGILSSGISGIAILLGLITPFNTGALNLVLNLPLIVLGYYKLGKTITINTMVCVASLSTFLYVVPVVALTDNIMLSTVFGGGIGGLGVGLILKYSGTSGGLDIIAIIVSRTTSFSVGLLLTAMNGVIVLLSGFVFDWEIALYTMLSIYITGKMIDTIFTDHVKLTMQIVTTKGDLIRNELLGSIYRGITITEGYGGYTQEKKDILMMVVTRYETLHVKKIARKHDEDAFINIYETVEVDGKFHVN, encoded by the coding sequence ATGAAAAACTTAATTGTCGTCATTGGTTCGCTCATCATTGCCTTTGCATTTAACTGTTTTCTTGTACCATTCGGAATCTTGAGTAGTGGAATTAGCGGGATTGCGATTTTACTCGGGCTCATCACTCCTTTTAACACAGGTGCGTTGAATCTCGTACTGAACCTACCTTTAATTGTTTTAGGCTACTATAAACTCGGTAAAACGATTACCATCAACACGATGGTTTGTGTCGCTTCACTCTCGACCTTTTTATATGTAGTCCCTGTCGTCGCTCTTACAGACAACATCATGCTATCCACAGTGTTCGGTGGCGGAATTGGTGGTCTTGGCGTTGGTCTTATCCTAAAATACTCGGGAACTTCCGGCGGTTTAGATATTATCGCGATTATCGTTTCCAGAACAACATCTTTCAGTGTCGGCCTTCTCCTCACGGCTATGAATGGCGTCATTGTCCTACTATCAGGCTTTGTATTTGACTGGGAAATCGCATTATATACGATGCTTTCTATCTATATCACAGGTAAAATGATCGATACGATCTTCACTGATCACGTCAAATTGACGATGCAAATTGTCACGACAAAAGGTGACTTAATCCGCAATGAGCTACTGGGGTCCATCTATCGTGGAATTACGATTACAGAGGGCTACGGGGGCTATACGCAGGAGAAGAAGGACATTTTAATGATGGTCGTCACACGCTATGAAACGTTGCATGTGAAAAAGATTGCGCGTAAGCATGACGAAGATGCGTTTATTAACATTTATGAAACCGTTGAGGTGGATGGGAAGTTTCATGTGAATTAA
- a CDS encoding ATP-binding protein translates to MVNHNPMSQRKIFLIISLVFLVLIIFRIGWITYYKIPNHPEVENGVIDLRDWAFSGNQTITLDGEWAFYPNQLLKPTSGQLAETDYNQNYIYLPGNWDAFSHDDTPVNYGTYRVKILLPTRNDQLYGIRIKDISSAASIYVDGKLITKVGHPTESAHQYKSKLGTYKAFFRTDRKEIEMTIHVANYENAHAGGITRSIKLGTEEAINKEVNLSKTMQLLVAIILIVHSLYAFGLYFMSKHKLQKELIYFGLLLIFASFSILVDEDKLLTSVLPINAIWSLKLIYLSFAGTVYFILKFIRHVFNLKSPIFRLLFTLYGTLTLLLVIVPFEYIVYVGYSIMLLNAFSYSYIFVQVLRIIKNGNTDAIYILLANTVNLFNVLWGIAINANMLEIPYYPLDYLIAIAAFAGLLFKRHTRVIHLNIQQTKELQKADKKKDEFLANTSHELRNPLHGIINITETILNDEAESLTTKNKDNLKLLVRLGKQMSFTLNDLLDITRLQEQKIRLYKEHVNLHAVTAGALDMIRFMTEGKSLQLDLKIPTSFPLLDADENRVIQILLNILHNAVKFTNEGSVTIDASHKNGVATIYIRDTGIGMSEDTQQKIFQRYQQEDASMTSMGSGIGLGLAICKQLVDLHGGEISVASTLGKGTVFSFTLPLAHVSMDKTASKLEVASSIHTEEKPSSLANTAPSTFKTKDNKAKIIVVDDDPVNLRILTTMLDLEYEVITATNGRDALALIDTGEWDLVISDVMMPHMSGYELTQMIRKQFTISELPILLLTARNQLEDINAGFLSGANDYVAKPMDALELKSRVKALTNLKQSIHEQLRMEAALLQAQIQPHFLFNTLNTIASLAEIDPARMIELLREFGNYLQRSFDVHNTQTLIQLEDELHLTRSYLFIEKERFGKRLHIEWEIDHDTDVQIPPLSIQPIVENAVRHGVLKRIKGGTIRIQIKVYETYTEITISDDGVGMEPERLQEILTSEASAIGGIGIANTNRRLKKLYGKGLEIVSVIDEGTTMKFQIPR, encoded by the coding sequence ATGGTCAATCATAACCCTATGAGCCAGAGAAAGATTTTCTTAATAATTAGCTTAGTGTTTCTTGTATTAATCATTTTCCGGATTGGCTGGATCACCTATTATAAAATCCCCAACCATCCAGAGGTAGAAAATGGCGTAATTGATTTGAGGGATTGGGCATTTAGTGGCAATCAAACAATCACCCTTGATGGTGAATGGGCGTTTTATCCAAACCAGCTTTTAAAGCCTACGTCAGGACAGCTAGCAGAAACTGATTACAACCAAAATTATATTTATTTACCAGGGAACTGGGATGCGTTTTCACATGACGATACCCCCGTTAATTATGGGACGTACCGGGTAAAAATCTTACTTCCCACTCGTAACGACCAACTATACGGGATAAGGATTAAAGATATTTCATCAGCTGCTAGTATCTATGTGGATGGAAAGCTAATTACGAAAGTGGGACATCCTACGGAATCTGCCCATCAATATAAAAGTAAGTTGGGTACATACAAAGCTTTTTTTCGTACAGACCGTAAAGAAATCGAAATGACCATTCATGTGGCGAACTATGAAAATGCTCACGCGGGAGGTATTACACGTTCCATTAAATTAGGAACGGAAGAAGCGATAAATAAGGAAGTAAATTTATCAAAAACTATGCAATTGTTAGTAGCGATTATCCTAATCGTGCATAGCTTGTATGCTTTCGGTTTATATTTCATGAGCAAACATAAACTTCAAAAAGAACTCATTTATTTTGGTTTATTACTTATTTTTGCTTCTTTTTCCATACTAGTAGATGAAGATAAACTATTAACTAGTGTATTACCTATCAATGCAATTTGGTCTCTTAAACTTATCTATCTATCTTTTGCTGGAACCGTGTATTTCATTCTCAAATTTATTAGGCATGTCTTTAATTTAAAAAGCCCTATTTTCCGATTACTATTCACTTTATATGGAACATTAACGCTTCTCCTAGTGATTGTTCCGTTTGAATACATCGTATATGTCGGCTATAGTATTATGCTGTTAAATGCATTTTCATATTCATATATTTTCGTCCAAGTCCTAAGAATTATTAAAAACGGCAATACGGATGCAATCTATATTTTGCTTGCTAATACTGTTAATTTATTTAATGTTTTGTGGGGTATTGCAATCAATGCAAATATGTTAGAAATTCCTTATTATCCGCTTGATTATTTAATCGCAATAGCCGCTTTTGCTGGTCTTCTATTTAAACGACATACACGTGTCATTCATTTAAATATCCAACAAACGAAGGAACTGCAAAAAGCCGATAAGAAGAAAGATGAGTTTCTAGCGAACACCTCTCACGAATTGCGCAATCCGCTTCACGGAATTATTAACATCACAGAAACTATTTTAAATGATGAAGCGGAGTCTTTAACAACGAAGAACAAGGATAATTTGAAGCTACTTGTTCGTTTAGGTAAGCAGATGTCATTTACCCTTAACGACCTTCTCGATATTACACGATTACAGGAACAGAAAATTCGTCTATATAAAGAACATGTAAACCTACATGCAGTTACTGCTGGAGCACTCGATATGATTCGCTTTATGACAGAAGGTAAAAGTCTGCAGTTGGATTTAAAAATCCCAACCTCTTTCCCTCTACTAGATGCCGATGAGAATCGTGTCATTCAGATTTTATTGAATATACTACATAACGCGGTTAAATTTACGAACGAAGGATCTGTGACAATAGATGCCTCTCATAAAAATGGTGTCGCAACGATTTATATTCGGGACACGGGTATCGGAATGAGCGAGGATACGCAGCAAAAGATTTTTCAACGCTATCAACAAGAAGATGCAAGTATGACATCTATGGGAAGTGGCATCGGATTGGGACTCGCCATTTGCAAACAGCTAGTAGACTTACATGGCGGGGAAATCTCCGTAGCATCTACTCTTGGTAAGGGAACTGTTTTCTCGTTTACCCTTCCACTAGCCCATGTCTCCATGGACAAAACAGCAAGCAAGTTGGAAGTCGCCTCTTCCATTCATACAGAAGAAAAGCCCAGCTCATTAGCGAATACTGCTCCTTCCACGTTCAAAACAAAGGATAATAAGGCGAAAATAATAGTCGTAGACGATGACCCTGTTAACTTACGAATTTTAACAACGATGTTAGACTTAGAATATGAAGTCATCACAGCAACAAATGGGAGAGATGCATTAGCACTAATTGATACGGGCGAATGGGATTTAGTTATCTCCGACGTCATGATGCCCCATATGTCAGGCTACGAATTAACACAAATGATCCGGAAGCAATTTACCATTTCAGAATTACCGATTTTACTGCTCACTGCACGCAACCAACTTGAAGACATCAATGCAGGGTTTCTTTCCGGCGCGAATGATTATGTTGCAAAACCAATGGATGCATTGGAACTAAAATCCCGCGTGAAGGCATTAACCAATTTAAAACAATCCATCCATGAGCAACTTCGAATGGAAGCGGCTTTGCTTCAAGCACAAATACAGCCGCATTTTTTATTCAACACCTTAAATACCATTGCATCCCTAGCCGAAATCGATCCCGCACGAATGATTGAGCTACTTCGCGAGTTCGGGAATTATTTACAGAGAAGCTTTGATGTTCATAATACACAGACCCTTATTCAGTTAGAAGATGAACTACATCTGACCCGTTCGTACTTATTTATCGAAAAAGAACGATTTGGCAAACGGCTGCATATCGAATGGGAAATCGATCATGATACAGATGTACAAATTCCCCCATTGTCGATTCAACCCATCGTCGAAAATGCAGTGAGACACGGCGTTCTTAAACGCATAAAAGGCGGAACCATTCGTATTCAAATAAAAGTCTACGAAACATACACTGAAATCACAATCAGCGACGACGGTGTGGGAATGGAGCCAGAACGATTACAAGAAATTCTTACAAGCGAGGCTAGTGCAATCGGTGGCATCGGTATCGCAAATACCAATCGGCGGTTAAAGAAATTGTATGGAAAAGGGTTAGAGATTGTAAGTGTGATTGACGAGGGGACTACCATGAAATTTCAGATTCCTAGGTGA
- the pgeF gene encoding peptidoglycan editing factor PgeF — MTTNIFVNTDKFIAGMTMKNVAKLEHNNMALHVCENTAHVVDNRQQLADFLQCELNNFVCAYQTHSAHFHQVTLADKGRGAKQLETAIVDTDALYTYEPDIVLCTFTADCVPVIFHNKINGLIGVVHSGWQGTVKEITLKLFEHLTQVEQCNPSDFHVQIGAALSQEKFEVDEDVYMKFKDLGYADDFMYYNDQTHKYHIDNQLTVKKQCELAGIPAEQITLDRTCTYVSEEGFSYREDRKCGRHLGFIVRKAD, encoded by the coding sequence ATGACTACAAACATATTCGTAAACACTGACAAATTCATTGCAGGGATGACCATGAAAAACGTAGCCAAGCTTGAACACAACAACATGGCGCTCCACGTCTGTGAAAATACTGCGCATGTCGTGGATAACCGCCAGCAACTGGCCGATTTCTTACAGTGTGAATTGAACAACTTCGTCTGCGCCTATCAAACCCACAGCGCCCATTTCCACCAGGTCACACTAGCCGACAAAGGGCGAGGCGCCAAGCAACTAGAGACCGCCATTGTGGATACAGACGCGCTCTACACGTACGAACCTGATATCGTCTTGTGTACCTTCACGGCCGACTGTGTCCCTGTCATTTTTCACAATAAAATCAATGGCCTCATCGGTGTCGTTCACTCTGGATGGCAAGGCACAGTCAAAGAGATCACGTTGAAATTATTTGAGCATTTAACACAAGTTGAACAGTGCAATCCAAGCGATTTCCACGTCCAAATTGGTGCTGCACTGAGCCAAGAAAAGTTTGAAGTTGATGAAGATGTCTATATGAAATTCAAAGACCTTGGTTATGCGGATGATTTTATGTACTACAATGATCAAACCCACAAATATCATATCGATAATCAGCTAACGGTAAAAAAGCAATGTGAGTTAGCAGGGATTCCTGCAGAGCAAATCACGCTGGATCGAACGTGTACGTATGTAAGCGAAGAGGGATTTTCTTATCGCGAAGACCGGAAATGCGGTCGGCATTTAGGGTTTATTGTGCGGAAAGCGGATTGA
- a CDS encoding DMT family transporter, with product MKGVPMLQMTVAMAIFGSIGFFTGKTGIPAAELVFVRCICATLFLGLCWLVAGQHKVEVWRKREVIQTIVCGVFLVLNWVFLFKAFEEMSITVAITLYNLAPIFVLIIGSVVLKERMTVPSLLAIVTCFLGSILIIGIQNVTSFTDFVGSGFVWAILSAVCYAMTMLIGKGITGLSAYAMTFVQTAIGIVMLWPFMNFTEFIGLTDSNWLYIIGTGLIHTGFVYYLFFNSLRKLSTVVISALVFVDPVVAILLDVLILDFQPSGLQTGGILLIFGGIVYTIVKQEKEVVSSD from the coding sequence ATGAAAGGTGTTCCGATGCTACAAATGACAGTAGCGATGGCGATTTTTGGGTCCATCGGATTTTTTACAGGGAAAACGGGGATTCCAGCGGCAGAATTGGTTTTTGTACGCTGTATTTGTGCCACGTTGTTTTTAGGGCTCTGCTGGCTTGTCGCAGGGCAACATAAGGTTGAAGTATGGCGGAAGCGAGAGGTCATCCAAACGATTGTATGTGGCGTCTTTTTAGTATTGAATTGGGTGTTTTTGTTCAAGGCGTTTGAAGAGATGTCGATTACAGTTGCGATTACGCTTTATAATTTAGCACCGATTTTTGTGCTAATCATCGGTAGTGTAGTGTTAAAAGAGAGAATGACTGTGCCGTCTTTGCTGGCGATTGTCACTTGCTTTTTAGGAAGTATACTGATCATTGGTATTCAAAATGTTACTTCGTTTACGGATTTTGTGGGTTCAGGTTTTGTTTGGGCGATTCTGTCGGCTGTGTGCTACGCCATGACGATGCTGATAGGGAAAGGGATTACGGGGCTTAGTGCGTATGCGATGACGTTTGTGCAGACGGCGATTGGGATTGTCATGTTATGGCCGTTTATGAACTTTACCGAATTTATAGGGTTAACGGATTCGAATTGGTTATATATCATTGGGACAGGCCTCATACATACGGGATTTGTGTATTATTTGTTCTTCAATAGTTTGCGTAAATTATCGACGGTTGTTATTTCAGCATTAGTTTTTGTGGATCCCGTCGTGGCGATTTTGTTGGATGTACTGATTTTGGACTTTCAGCCATCTGGTTTACAAACGGGGGGCATTCTTCTCATTTTTGGTGGGATTGTTTATACAATTGTTAAACAAGAAAAGGAAGTTGTTTCAAGTGATTGA
- the ahpC gene encoding alkyl hydroperoxide reductase subunit C encodes MSLIGKEIAAFKASAYNSGNGEFIEVTEENLKGQWSVVCFYPADFTFVCPTELGDLQDQYATLKGLGAEVYSVSTDTHFTHKAWHDHSETISKLEYIMIGDPAQTISRNFDVLDEASGLADRGTFIIDPDGVVQTVEINAGGIGRDASTLVDKIKAAQYVRNNPGEVCPAKWKEGEETLKPSLDLVGKI; translated from the coding sequence ATGTCTCTAATTGGAAAAGAAATCGCAGCATTCAAAGCATCAGCTTACAATAGCGGTAACGGTGAGTTTATCGAAGTTACTGAAGAAAACCTAAAAGGTCAGTGGAGCGTTGTTTGCTTCTACCCAGCTGACTTCACATTCGTTTGCCCAACTGAACTTGGTGACCTTCAAGATCAATACGCAACATTGAAAGGCCTAGGCGCTGAAGTTTACTCTGTTTCTACAGACACACACTTCACACACAAAGCTTGGCACGATCACTCTGAGACAATCAGCAAGCTTGAATACATTATGATCGGTGACCCTGCACAAACAATTTCTCGTAACTTCGATGTATTAGATGAGGCATCAGGTCTAGCAGATCGTGGTACTTTCATCATCGATCCAGATGGCGTTGTACAAACAGTTGAAATCAACGCTGGCGGAATCGGCCGCGATGCAAGCACGCTTGTTGATAAAATCAAAGCTGCACAATACGTTCGTAACAACCCAGGCGAAGTTTGCCCTGCAAAATGGAAAGAAGGCGAAGAAACACTTAAGCCAAGCCTTGACCTTGTAGGTAAAATCTAA
- the ahpF gene encoding alkyl hydroperoxide reductase subunit F has translation MLDATIKAQLAQYLEMMENDILLKVSAGSDKVSREMLELVDELATMSSHIKVEHAQLERTPSFSVNRIGEETGITFAGIPLGHEFTSLVLALLQVSGRAPKVEQKVIDQIKDIQETLHFESYISLSCQNCPEVVQALNLMSVLNPNISHTMIDGAAYKEEVESKNIMAVPTVILNGEAFGSGRMTVEEILAKLGSAPDASEFADKEPFDVLVVGGGPAGASAAVYAARKGIRTGIVAERFGGQILDTASIENFISVKHTEGPKLAASLEEHVKEYNVDVMNLQRATRLEKKDLIEVELENGAILKSKSVIISTGARWRNVGVPGEAEFRNKGVAYCPHCDGPLFAGKKVAVIGGGNSGVEAAIDLAGIVTHVTVLEFGAELRADSVLQDRLRSLPNVTVITNAQTKEITGTTNVNGITYMDRETEAEHHIELSGIFIQIGLVPNTDWLGDTVERNRMGEIVIDNRGATSLPGVFAAGDCTTNPYKQIIISMGSGATASLGAFDYLVRN, from the coding sequence ATGTTAGACGCAACTATAAAAGCACAACTTGCCCAATATCTCGAAATGATGGAGAACGATATTTTACTAAAAGTGAGCGCAGGATCTGATAAGGTTTCCCGCGAAATGTTGGAACTAGTAGATGAACTAGCGACAATGTCATCCCACATTAAAGTGGAACACGCACAATTAGAAAGAACACCTAGCTTCAGTGTAAATCGTATTGGCGAAGAGACAGGCATTACTTTTGCTGGTATTCCACTTGGTCATGAATTCACGTCACTTGTACTCGCTTTACTACAAGTAAGCGGCCGTGCACCAAAAGTTGAACAAAAAGTGATCGATCAAATTAAAGACATCCAAGAAACACTTCACTTTGAATCCTATATCAGCTTAAGCTGTCAGAACTGCCCTGAAGTTGTACAAGCATTGAACCTGATGAGCGTTCTTAACCCGAATATCTCACATACAATGATCGACGGTGCTGCTTATAAAGAAGAAGTTGAAAGCAAAAATATTATGGCAGTGCCAACCGTCATTCTCAATGGTGAAGCTTTCGGAAGCGGTCGTATGACTGTCGAAGAAATTCTTGCGAAATTAGGCAGCGCGCCTGATGCATCAGAATTTGCCGATAAAGAACCATTCGACGTACTCGTTGTAGGTGGCGGACCTGCGGGTGCAAGTGCTGCTGTTTATGCTGCACGTAAAGGAATCCGTACAGGTATCGTTGCTGAACGCTTCGGTGGTCAAATTCTCGATACAGCTTCGATCGAAAACTTTATCAGTGTGAAACATACGGAAGGTCCTAAGCTTGCTGCAAGCCTTGAGGAGCACGTGAAAGAATACAACGTAGACGTTATGAACCTTCAACGTGCGACACGCCTAGAAAAGAAAGACCTAATCGAAGTTGAATTGGAAAACGGTGCAATTCTTAAGAGTAAATCCGTCATCATTTCAACAGGTGCACGCTGGCGTAATGTGGGTGTCCCTGGCGAAGCTGAATTCCGTAACAAAGGTGTCGCGTACTGCCCACACTGTGACGGACCTTTATTTGCAGGTAAAAAAGTGGCGGTTATCGGCGGCGGAAACTCCGGCGTAGAAGCTGCCATTGACCTAGCAGGTATCGTTACCCATGTAACCGTTCTTGAGTTTGGAGCTGAACTAAGAGCTGACTCTGTTTTACAAGATCGCCTGCGCAGTCTGCCAAACGTAACAGTTATCACGAACGCTCAAACAAAAGAAATTACAGGCACAACAAACGTAAACGGCATTACGTACATGGATCGTGAAACAGAAGCCGAACATCATATTGAACTATCTGGAATATTCATCCAAATTGGTCTTGTGCCAAACACAGATTGGTTAGGCGACACAGTTGAGCGCAATCGCATGGGCGAAATCGTGATCGATAACCGCGGTGCAACAAGCCTTCCTGGCGTATTTGCAGCAGGTGACTGTACAACAAACCCTTACAAACAAATTATTATTTCCATGGGATCAGGTGCGACAGCTTCCCTAGGCGCATTCGATTACCTCGTTCGAAACTAA